Part of the Sorghum bicolor cultivar BTx623 chromosome 1, Sorghum_bicolor_NCBIv3, whole genome shotgun sequence genome, ATGTTTCTGCACTTCTCCTATGCCATTCGAATTATCCTAACTAGTTAGGAGTTGTTTGGACGAACTAAACTAAACTTTACTCCATGTGTTTGGATGCAAAATTGAAGGCCTAAACATGAACTAATCATGTTCTAACAAAAACTAACAGAGGCTGGTTGATGAGTAGAACTTATTAGAAAAAAGAATTTTTTAATTAGTCTATGTTTAGCCTATAATCCAATGACGTACTAAACTTTAGTCTGCTGTTCTAGACATGCCCCTCCATTCGATTCTGATAAccattgattggggagatgtatCTCAATTCTAAAGTGATGGCCAATATGTTCATAAAGTAGCTAGTTCACCATCAACCACATCACATACCATACGCGCACAATCAAACACATTACATAAGCAAGTTCAAGCACAATCAAACACATTACATAAGCAAGTTCAAGCTTACATTCTTTGAGATCGCAGCAAAATTGTTCCAACGTTCTTGTTATATCGATTGATGAGAAAACGAGAGTGGACAACCAACCATTGGATGATTCTATTGAACCCTCTTATTCTAAATTACTCACATCTGCTTTGTACACTAAGCGAATTCATAAACCCTCAGCTTTGATGATATAGACTCTAAAAGTTTTATATGCATGTTGGCTTAACACACCCTCACGAACTTATATTAACATACGCATGTGCCACCATAAGTCTAACTCAAACAGGAACGGATATCACATACACAAACTCACAAATAGTAGCTTTAGATGCACATGCACTCTTCCAAGTTCCAAATCTATCCATACGTCTAATAACATGCTTACAAAACTTTCAATGTCATCTAGCTCCGTTAAAAAAACTCGTGACACGTGTAAATGCGTTCTGAAGGATTATACTATCTCAACTCCGGAAGGCTACACGGcattggcgccattgccggaggctTGGTCGCCATCGGCTTCGCCGGACATCTCCTCGAGCGATTTCCCTTTCGATTCCGGCACCAGGAAGGTGAACAAGAACCCCAGCAAGTTGCAGGCGGCGAGCACGAACAGCGCGTTCCTGACACCGATCCCAGGTTTATACCCGGCGTCCACGTGCGCCTTGTCCTGAGACTGCGCCGCGTAGAGGAAGCCGAAGGCTCCTATGATCGCGCCTGCCTTGCCGGCGGCAGCGGAGATGCCGTGGCAGGTGGACCGGAGCCGCGCCGGGAAGATCTCGGCCGGCACGATGAACGTGGTCGCATTCGGCCCGAAGTttgcgaagaagaaggtgaagccgTACATGACGGCGAAGCCGATGTGGTTGCCTGGCGTGGTCCAGTGGTGGTACGGGATGGCGAGGCCGAGCATGAAGACGGTCATCATGGCGAAGCCCAGGAGCTGGATGGCGAATCGGCCGAGGACGTCGATGAGGAAGACGGTGAACCAGTAGCCCGGCACGGTGCCGCAGAGCGCGATGAGCGTCTGCGCGCGGGAGATGCGGAACACCTCGTCGAGCGCGCTCATGGTGCGCGCCTTGGGGATCCAGTGGATGCTGGCGAAGATGTCCTTCTGGAACAGGTTCTGGCTGTAGTAGGCGATGTCCACCAGGAACCACGTGACGGCCGTGCCGAGGAGGTGCCAGCCGTGGCGCCGCGCGAACCGCGACGAGAAGAGGCCGTAGGCGCTGCCTCCGGTGATCTCGTCCAGATTCTCCGCCTCCGCCTTGATCTCCACCTGCAGCACCCTGGACATGTCGGAGGCGGCCTGCTTGGCGTTCCCGGCGACCAGCGCGGTGTACCGCGCCGTCTCGGGCATCTTGGTCCGCCAGTAGTACGTCAGCACCGCGGGCGCCGCGCCGAGCATGAGGATGACGCGCCACACGTAGTCGGCCTGCGGCACGGTGGACGCCACGGCGTCGACTAGGTACGCTGGCGCCGGGTACGCCCTGCGGAACACCGCGGAGAGGGCGAGCGTGACGATGCCGCCGCCGAGGATGCCGAATCCCTGCATGGCGAAGACGGCGGCGATGAACCCGCCGCGGGTCTTCTTGTTGGCGTACTCGGACATGATGGTGGCGCTGAGCGGGTAGTCGCCGCCGATGCCGAAACCGAGCCAGAAGCGGAAGAAGCAGAGCGTGGCCATGACGCCGGTCGGCGTGCTCCCGAACGAGAGCCCCGAGGCGATGGAGCAGACCACCATGAGCAGCAGCGTCATGCCGTAGACGCTCTTCCGGCCGAGCCTGTCGCCGAGCCAGCCGAAGAAGAGCTGCCCGGCGAGCGTCCCGCAGAGCGCGACGCCGTTCACCGCCGCCGCGACGTTGGGTGGCAGCGTGCCTGGGTCCGGCTTGGTGGGGTCGGTGTAGTAGACGCGGCCgagcagcttggtgacgagCGAGATGCAGAAGAGGTCGTAGGCGTCGGTGAAGAAGCCCATGCCCGCCACGACGATCGCCGTGAAGTGGTACCACTGCGTCTTGGCGGCGTCGAGCGTGGTCAGCACCT contains:
- the LOC8085471 gene encoding probable inorganic phosphate transporter 1-12; the protein is MAREEQERQRQLQVLTTLDAAKTQWYHFTAIVVAGMGFFTDAYDLFCISLVTKLLGRVYYTDPTKPDPGTLPPNVAAAVNGVALCGTLAGQLFFGWLGDRLGRKSVYGMTLLLMVVCSIASGLSFGSTPTGVMATLCFFRFWLGFGIGGDYPLSATIMSEYANKKTRGGFIAAVFAMQGFGILGGGIVTLALSAVFRRAYPAPAYLVDAVASTVPQADYVWRVILMLGAAPAVLTYYWRTKMPETARYTALVAGNAKQAASDMSRVLQVEIKAEAENLDEITGGSAYGLFSSRFARRHGWHLLGTAVTWFLVDIAYYSQNLFQKDIFASIHWIPKARTMSALDEVFRISRAQTLIALCGTVPGYWFTVFLIDVLGRFAIQLLGFAMMTVFMLGLAIPYHHWTTPGNHIGFAVMYGFTFFFANFGPNATTFIVPAEIFPARLRSTCHGISAAAGKAGAIIGAFGFLYAAQSQDKAHVDAGYKPGIGVRNALFVLAACNLLGFLFTFLVPESKGKSLEEMSGEADGDQASGNGANAV